From Salmo salar chromosome ssa21, Ssal_v3.1, whole genome shotgun sequence:
ctaaaacacaataccccataatgacaaagcgaaaacaggttttttagaaatgtattataaataaaaacataaaacaaataccttatttacctaagtattcagaccctttgctaggagactcgaaattgagctccggtgcatcctgtttccattgatcatccttgagatgtttctacaacttgattggagcccacctgtggtaaattcaattgcttggaaatgttttgtaagggaacacacctgtctatctaaaaaaaaggtcccacagttgacaatgcatgtcacagcaaaaaccaagccatgaggtcaaaggaattgtccgtagagctccgagaaaggattgtgtcgaggcacagatctggggaagggttcaaaacatttctgcagcattgaaattccccaagaacactgtggcctccatctttcttaaatggaagtagtttggaaccaccaagacttttcgtagagctggccacccggccaaactgagcaaattgGGGgcaaagggccttggtcagggaggtgaccaagaacacgatggtcactctgacatagctccagagttcctccgtagagatgggagaaactttcagaaggacaaccatctccgcagcactccaccaagcaggcctttatggtagagtggcctgatggaagccagtcctcagtaaaaggcatgacagcacgcttggagtttacaaaaaggcacctaaaggactgaccatgagaagcaagattctctggtctgatgaaaccaagattgaactctttggcctgaatgccgagCATCAcgtctacagtgaagcatggtggtggcagcatcatgctttggggatgtttttcagctgcaggaattgggagactagtcaggatcgagggaaagactaacagagcaaagtacagtcagatccttgatgtaaaccttctccagagtgctcaggacctcagactggggcgacggttcacctttcaacaggacaacgaccctaagcacacagccaagacaacacaggagtggcttcgggacaagtctctgaatgtccttgagtggcccagccagagcacagacttgaacccaatcgaaaatCGCTGGAAagacgtgaaaatagctgtgcagcgacactccccatccaacctgacagagcttgagaggatcttcagagaaggaatgggagaaactccccaaatacagttgtgccaagcttgtactgTGATACCCAAGAATTACGaggctgcaaaaggtgcttcaactaagtgctgagtaaagggtctgaatacttatgtgaatgtgattttttaaattgtatttcaaATGCATCTTAAAGACAAaagtttttttgctttgtcattatgcagtATTGCGTGTAGATTTACCTTGTTACAAGTTCTAACACTGGAATGTGTGTTTTTAttctacacctcgattaggctgatGTCAATCCTTTTTGTTaaatgattttcaatttgagcgTCTTTATTTCTGTCGCCTACACTTTCTCATTCTGATTTTTAACGCAGGTGGGATTTAAGGACGAGTGTGGATTTGTGACAATGACGAGAAGAGCAGCCACTCAGGGGtttgacagctccaacgcagTTATACAAACGTTGCCTAAACAAAAACTGCTGATGAGAATCTCAGGACTGTGCATAGCAACACTATTATCCTGTCAAGTACACAAAACCCTTCTTGCAATGGCCTTTCTCAGCGCATTTTCAATCCCAGCATTCATAAACTATGCGTACATTTTTTAAACAAACACTCCCatactgataaaaaaaaaaaaattaattgcACTACATTCCAGTCAAATGGAAAGTTAAGAGGCTCAGCAATATGACATTGCCACGAGCAGCAGGATGAATTGCAGATGAGCGCAACGCAAGAAAATGCACTCAAAAAATATTTGCGCATGTGCACTTTACACTGCTCcaatgtgataaattgcaggacCAAAACATTTACATTCTTACTTGTGGAAGTCTGCCAGATATTGCTGTGTACTTCGTGCATTGCTGTCTCTACCTAAAAAGTTGCAATATGGAATAGttccttacaagcaaaaactgaaGCAGgacgtaccagtgactcgctcaatatggaagtggtcagatgacacggatgctacaggactgttttgctagcacaaactggaatatgttctgggattcatccaatggcattgaggagtataccacctcagtcaccggcttcatcaataagtgcatcgacgacgtcgtcgccacagtgaccgtacgtacatatcccaaccagaagccatggattacaggcaacattcgcatcgAGCTAAAGAGCGTCCTGACCGATTGCCatatcaggcggtgatgcaactgctcggcatctgaccataaggcgctacagagggtagtgcatacagccgtACATCAGtgggtccaagcttcctgccatccaggacctatatactaggcggtgtcagaggaaagcaccacaaattgtcagactccagtcactcaagtcatagactgttttctctgctaccgcacggcaagcggtaccggagcgccaagtctgggaccaaaaggctctttaacagcttctacccccaagccataagactactgaacaattaAACATTTGGctaccagactatttacattgacccccccctccatttgttttgtacactgctgctactcgctgtttaatatctatgcatagtcacttcacccatacctcaatgtacaaattacctcgactaacctgtacccccgcacatcgactcagtacccCCTGTAGATAGCCTcgttgttattttgtgttactttagtttatttggggaatattttcttaactctttcttgaactgcactgttggttaagggcttgtaagtacgcatttcacagtaaggtctacagttgtattcggcacatgtgacaaagttCAATATTGCGGTTCAATGAATGGCAAGTTCAATTAACGATAGTCCTTCGATCCATAGCTCCATCTGACTTTGAGTGGTAAAAAAAtgtccagccccatccctcagctttattgCAAAGAAGTGGCTCGGCTGAAGTTTGGCTGAAAAACCAATTACAAATTGTGGCCTTACGGCAAAGGCACTTCCTCATACGTGATCTGCACATATGGAGATTTCATGGGTAAGTGCCAATATTCAAAGTTATAGTACAAGTAGAAGctcttctcctctaccacctTCTGATAAGCCTCCGCGAGACTGAGGACAAAGTCCATGTACGACTGGTGTGGTCGGAAAGGGTGATAGAACTTGCGGATGTCTTCGGCCAGGGTCTTCGCAGAAGGCTCCCTGAAGATAGAATCATCGTCCCCCAAGTAGGTCGGCTCCCCACTGTACAGGTAGATCTTAGTGTAGTTGGTCTGGAATCGGCTGGACAGCTTGGCTCGCTGTTGAGCAAGATACCTGTAGGTGCGATGGACGAACTGGGAGCAGTCGTAGGAGTCAAACCACACAGTGGCGTTGGGGCCGGGGTCTGAGCGGACCGTCCACGTCTCATAATAAATCCCAGTCTGGTTGTCGTCCTGGACCCACAAGGCCATCTCGTTGAACTGGCCACCTAGAAGGAGAGACAGTAATCGTTATTTATCATACCAGAGGGGAGTTTGGGTTTGCAAAACTCTAACATGCACAATAAGTAATTAATGCTGCATTCACACCCTATGCCTTCAGTGATTGCAGATCTAAAGGAATCAATATGGTGATGGTTACACCTAACATTCCAACCCCATTGATTAGTTATTTGTTGACTTTATTGTCAAAGTCTGGTCTTCAGCAGAGCATAGTAGTGATGATAGGCCTAGTTATTAAACAAAGTTAAGTGCATCACCCTCCACGTCctcatttttacatttagcagacactcacaTAGCAATTAGGGTTAATCTCAGGGCACATCgatagatttttcacctagttagAACCTGAttagaaccagcgacctttcggttacaagtccaacgctcttaaccgttaGGCTACTAGCCGCTctttaatcactaggctacctgccgatccTAATGGATCAACCAGGCTGCCAAAAGATCTAAAAGACAATACTACCAGAGTTCACATTGCCCTTGGCCTACTCAGTCTTGTTACCTGAGATCTCTCCCACTTTCTCCAAGGTGCCATTCTCAGACCAGTGGATGTCATCAATCCCCTCAAAGAAGCATGCAGCTCCCTGGTTGCACCAGAAGGGGTTGTTAGTCTCACGTCTCAGGTGAGGGAAGGTGCAGTTGCCCAGCTGGAAGAGTTCATACCACTCCATGGTGTAGTTTCTCCCCGTTTCAGCACTGCTGAACCCAATGGCATCATGCATGATATGCTAGGAGTGAGAGAATCAAATCAGTTACAGAGATTTGTAATGCaccaggaatctgtgtgtgtgtgtgtgtgtgtgtgtgtgtgtgtgtgtgtgtgtgtgtgtgtgtgtgtgtgtgtgtgtgtgtgtgtgtgtgcgcatttggGTTTCTGTTATACAAAATGTAGTGGCAGACATTTAAATTTACCAGACATGAGAAATTTACTGGACCCACATGCATTGGGtgtgtaacctgattagggcgtccacccaacGGTGcccagaatgacagaaatcacatttagattatggtaattggggcggcaggtagcctagtggttagggcattggactagtaaccgaaaggttgcaagatcaaatccccgagctgacaaggtaaaaaaaatctgtctttctgccctgaacaaggcagttaacccactgttccccggtaggctgtcattgaaaataggaatttgttcctaactgacttgcctagttaaataaaggtcaaataatcTTAACAGAACATCaagtcagccaacaagatgagtaatgaaaagcaaaatcactagcctatgcaTAGTTggtgtgtgagtttcaagtttgtggAAGCAAATTTTCAACAAACATGCacatttataataaagcattccatGCATCTGCAGTGTTATGCAAGATAGCCTACTATTCgtaatgtgatgagtagattggatagtcaCAATTTAGACAATAACTCACTGTTTGCAAAAAAGAGGCCTGGGTGGCTGAGCACAGGAAAAAcccattatatatacacacaattctactacactttatatgacATTTGCAGAATATTTTGTTAATACGACAAATTACAGGGTAGCCTACTCTGACAAAAAGACCTTAAAAAAACGACATTGTCCATATAATAGGCCTACACAAATAGAATGACATCCAACTAAACTGAAGAAGAAAATGATTGTCCAAAAACTAACTTAAAATGGCACTGACACAACAATGATGAAGTGTATATACGCAGTCACCGGGGTTATGGCCAATGCTCTCCGCTGGTGCCAATAAGATGCGCTATAGGCCTACTGTTGTTCGCTCAATTAAGTTGAATTTTTATAACAACATGACATGAGTATTTTCATTGTCTTCTCGTTACAGtaatagccatttgctttccaaactactGTATGTTTTCCTGCGATAGAAATGAGATATTGCAATATGCCTGGCTGGGCCTCTACTTTTCACTGACAGTTGCAACTCGACAACTTGTATTTGCAGCCCATGCGCAATTAATGCCTTCCCTTCCAACTGTAGGCAAtgcgatttaaaaaaaatccaccaTTATAAAAAATTAAGGCTAGGGAAAGCTAATGATCAATCTTCAAAAtagtagcctattttgaatgGTTTCATTTATTTCTATATAGACAGGAGTAGGCTATAATTTTCGCAATTTACTTAGGGAAAGCTTAAGCCTTATGGACACGccgcctatgtcaatctactatccctcatagtagaaaagtttacttattctattggtcaggtgaagaagtcggacgtggaggtcctgagctggcatggttacacgttgtctgcggttgtgaggccggttggactgccaaattctctaaaatgacggagacggcttatggtagagaaattaacattaaattctctggcaacagcgctggtggacattcctgaagtCAACATGCCAAATGAATGCTCCCTCAAACTTtatacatctgtggcattgtgttgtgtgacaagactggacattttagagtggccttttgtccccagcacaaggtgcacctgtgtaatgatcatgctgtttaatcagtttattgatatgccacacctgtcaggtgggtggattatcttggctaaggagaaatgctcactaacagggatgtaaatacatttgtgcacaaaatgagagaaataagcttgttGTGCACATGGAACacttctgtgatcttttatttcaactcatgggaccagcactttacatgttgagtttatatttttgttaagtgtattGCCATCAACTGGTATGTATCATtgaataggctaaaaagcattatttcgcGTTCTTTTATTGTCCCGAACAAAATCGGACAATGCCAATTTTATTTATTATTCCAAAAAAAACAGCTATTACCAGCTAAcagaaaccctggtgtgtctctgGTGTGAGTCACACACAGTATGACAGCTGTGCAACTTCCCCCAAAAAACGAAACATACTACTTACCATTTTCCCCAGCAATGATCCATATTTAAACTCCCACACTGGAGTTTGCATCCGAAATACCGAGATGACATCCCAGTTATTCATGTAGGGGATCCGGCCATCCCTGTCGCCGGTGGGGCAGAAGGGGAACATGGCTTCACAGTACGAGTCCGCAGCGGGACGACAATCAAATCGCCTGTCAATGTCAATTACAGTTTGTTAGAGGGTTGGATTGGTAGCTAGTTAGTGGTTAGAAAATATAGGTCTACACCAAAGATTATTATAACTAACCATTTTCATCTGCCTACACTGACAGggcttgaaaaaaaaaacatcttcGCTAGACAGGTATCACATGACATGTTGTCGAAGACAGCTCAACTTTGGCTAAACATGGATGGCAGCAGCTGTCTTACTTTTAATTTAACCTCTTAGAATTGAACATTTGCCATAACTACCTGTAAGGAATCGGCCATTCTTGCTTTCCATGGACATCTCGGGAATGTACAATCTCCAGATAGTAAAATAGGACTGAACACGTTAAAACCACCGTTGGTCTCATCTCGACACTTCTTTTAACCACAGAAGACAAGCAGACGTTTCCCACGTACTTCCGTGTTGCTGTCTCCTTTGTCTCTTCGATGAGGTTTATCGGCGTTTGGCAttcaataaatgttgcattaccgccacctactagactggagtatacTTTGCTTGAAATAAATATAATGAAACATTTATTAATtaacaaataccctaccatctaaccctacactcactaAAAACCCacaaccctactccactatttaaatctatttagtcCGGCCTCAGGCAGAcagcctgaaaggatgggacagcACTACTTAACACACCCtataactcttctgaagtcaggTCTCGAACACCCAAATACATCTCTGTAGGTGCCACCAAAACCTCCATTTTCTGTGACttacgttccatccctgcagAACAGTTGacaaccattgctataaatgtaCTGGTACAACTCTACTATACACACCACtactctcaggatccctccccttgacccatcttcctctactttcttcactgcctcagaatatgacaacttctgcattactctaaccctggaaacctcaacctgcctctctcgcaccagacatttctgatccccagccccatggtcatccctacaattaacacatgaCACCCCTATGCTACACATTACCTTTTCTCAGGCCCTTCtacacacttctcacacctagtaACCTctatcctacacactgctgccacatgcccatgaGCTTAACACCTGTAACAACATAAtgtattcggcacaaaagctTGTACGGGATAACTTACAGAATATACTCTAACATCcactttgtcgggcaaagactcaaaagaacagacaacgaCTCACCAAATGAAGAGCATCACAAACACTGGGAATCTTCCCCCTCAGTTCGTCAACCcacatttacctctaccccaATAATGACTCCTTTTAATTGTGCCCTTTTCTTGACAGCAAAACAATTCACATGTCTTGTCCCCATTCGTTTAACAcagagcacctgctccctctgaccagcagaaacacaaacaattatcacaagaccacttctggATACCTTCACcgattccacagcacccaactcCTTTTTCACACActctgaaaccacaaatggatcagccaaaaggcaagggtccactttTGACAAAAATGTCACTCCTACCATCACATCTCATCTTTATTCTGACCCTTGGGCTCCGAGAACTTCACCACACATACGATCCCCGATACTTTGCTCTCactcacttccatttctcctcctgtcttcaatacagctcactctgcttacactttctatCCTTCTTTAACAAACCATATACATTTTTTCTGACATTTTTTACGGATtcaagctcaccctcttcctccctctctctcttcgacctcctctgcctccttttccctccattcctcctccgtaCTCCTAGTACACTTCTCCTTATAATAATATTGCACTTCTCCTGACATACATCTTGTTCTTGCCCTCTCAAGGGACGCCATTTTCCCCTGGCTACGACTCCTTTCTTAGAAGAGTTAGTTAATATGACTGCTCAGTAATTACTACTGTCTCTTGCTTCTTCTGCCAGGAAAGACAGTCGTCGCAATGGCAGTCGTCGCAATGGCCATTAATGAGGTCAGGTGGTAACCTGTGTTACTTTGCGATTGGCTGGAAGTGAGTTAGTTATCATTGTTCTTCTACTTTTCATGACTGgcaaagtaccaggatgttgttTAGAGCAGTTTTGAGTCTGAATTTAGAAACAGAATTTCGAATCTGAATTTAGAAACTGAATTTAGAACCTGAATTTAGAAACTGAATTTAGAACCTGAATTTAGAACCTGAATTTGAAAACTGAATCTGAATGCATCTGAGAAATTGAATATATGAAACTTTGGTAAACTTGATACACAGAAAATGAATGCAATATCTACCATATTGAAACTAAATATATAAttattgaatttgaatattgaattaAATTTAAATGTAATTTGAAAACTGAATGCAATATTCATTCAATTCAGTTTCAAATCATAATGATGATTCAATTTGTGCATTACAAATGAAAAAATATTGAATTCAAATTCAATGTCCTAACACGTATTCAAAATTATAAAATTAAAATACAATTTCtaccaggctctgtcgcagccggccgcaaccgggcggcccatggggcggcgcacaattggcccagcgtcgtccgggttagggagggtttggccggcagggatatccttgtctcatcgcgcactagcgactcctgtggcgggccaggcacagtgcacgctgaccaggtcaccaggtgtacagcgtttcctccgacacattggtgcggctggcttccgggttggatgggcattgtgtcaagaagcagtgtggcttggttgggtcgtgtttcagaggacgcatggctctcgaccttcgcctcttccAAGTCCGtgtgggagttgcagcgatgagacaagactgtaactactaccaattggataccacgaaattggggagaaaaaaggggtaaataaataaataaatacaatatctgTTGGCACTGAAATCACTCCATAGACCCATGTGGACAAGAAGAATAAACTTGTCACCACCTGCACCTTCATGTGCAAGGCCCTGCTCCAGGAGATCTTCAACGCATCGGAGCCATGGTACAGCAGGATGTGCTCAAACTCGCCTGATTCAGACACTGCAGCGTCAAAATTGAGGCTTGATTGTAAATCTCTGACCTTCCTTGTGTTCATAATTGCTGATGTAACATGTCTGGATAGGGGAAAGTTTGCTTTCAGAAACAAGTCATGTCAGATCAGTGATGACCTTAATAAGGAAGGAATGAGAGTTAATTTTCAAACATGGCCATAGCCTCTCCTTTGTGTTGTGTGCCAGTAAGTGAAGCTGTATTGTAGATGTCTATAGTTATGAGAAGTTCTCTCAAAGTAGGAATATTTCCTATTGCTTTTAATGGTGGAAATGACTTATAGGTCAAATAGTGAAAGAGACTTGATCAAATAGTGTTTTTCCTTGCATTAAAATTGTGAACTGTATGCACATTTGTATTCGCATAACAAGAAACACACGTTAATCTCAGGTCTAAATGCGCACAATGCGCATTGAGTTCGGAATGTAAGCAGATTGACCTGAACACCTAGGTGGATTAGCTTGAATTTTATTCCTATCTTAGTTCAGTGTAAATGCAATCAGTTCAGCCTATCCACTGTGGTATAAATTCTATAGGAAAAGAGACTGCAGATTCTTTCAAACAACAACTTCATTATAAGATTTTCAGAAATTGAACAATTTCAACAATCACTCATATAGTTCCGAGTTGAAAAGCCCAACGAACACAGTTGTCTCTTTCCTTTCATAGAAAGTAAATCCTCTTATCTATGTGACAGTTAGCAGATGTGCAGAATCAGGGCCGGGAAACAGAGTTGTAAAAAGTAATTTAGCTGTGCAGATCAAGATAGCTGATATCTCCATTCTCTGTTCCTCCCGGCAATTCACACATAGCTAAATTCCTGTCGATTGTAAACACAGAAGGTCACATACTGCGGTCACACCCAAGTGGCTCATACATCTGTACGCTCAGATTTATGACTAAGTCACACAAGATCCGTTTGTGTCAGTAAATAAATACTTGCTTTTAACAATGgacaatttttaagtaaaaaacagCATAGTATGTCTAATTAAACATAGTATGTAATGAATATTCATTTCCTCTACAACACTCCACTTAAAAATATTCCCACATTATTCAAACTGCCTCAGTGTTCCACCTGTTGAATGTAAAATGAAAGAGAGTAAGGGCAGAGCAGACTGtattagatattccattaaatatTGCAACATGGAATGAAAATGTAAGAGGACCAGTGCTTTTGAAATATATTTAGCAATGTTGTTACATTGTAGTCCTATTGCTGTTTCTTAATCAGAGCGTACATGATCTATAGCCTAGGTTTTGTTATCATGCTATCATCATCAGCCAATGTGATCACACCATTGCACGCTCGCTCTCTGTCCTTTCAAACTCCTTGCCAGTTCTTTTGGCTGCTGTATTTTAGGCCTACATTCAACAAACAAGAGCAAGCATCTCTCCTCGAATAGGCTGTTGGATATTAGTATAAAAACGAAATAAGTGTCTAGCTTTGGGCCTCCTAGAGAGCTAAGAGGAATGGCTGGGAGGCCGCAGAGGGCCAGGTGCGTAATTTTGCAAGAGAACAGTAGATGTGTAGCCTTAAAGTTAGAAGCTTATGCATATCAACCAAATCATTTATTAGCTAAATATTatgcctaacatgctgaccaaaccgatATGGTTTAATCATTATTTTGTTCCATCTCGGTCTGATAAGGTGTTTGTTGAATTTAGGAAGAAGGGACTGGCCACAACTGAAGACTTATACATAGATTAGACAATTAAAATCATTCATCCAATTAAATAATAAATTCAAACTCTCCCATTCACATTTTTTTCCGTTATCTACAAGTCAGACACTATATATAAgggaaaatgtaaaatgttgacaCCATCCATGTACAACATTTGTTTTTATGAATTGCTACAGTGCCCTTCCAACTCAAAGCACTATCTCACAGTTTGTCTCCTTTTTCTCCAACTACACAGATATTGAGATCTCAGATGATCTATGGGGAGAAGTCCTGTCTATTGAGATCTCAGATGTTCTATGGGGAGAAG
This genomic window contains:
- the cln5 gene encoding ceroid-lipofuscinosis neuronal protein 5; this translates as MRPTVVLTCSVLFYYLEIVHSRDVHGKQEWPIPYRRFDCRPAADSYCEAMFPFCPTGDRDGRIPYMNNWDVISVFRMQTPVWEFKYGSLLGKMHIMHDAIGFSSAETGRNYTMEWYELFQLGNCTFPHLRRETNNPFWCNQGAACFFEGIDDIHWSENGTLEKVGEISGGQFNEMALWVQDDNQTGIYYETWTVRSDPGPNATVWFDSYDCSQFVHRTYRYLAQQRAKLSSRFQTNYTKIYLYSGEPTYLGDDDSIFREPSAKTLAEDIRKFYHPFRPHQSYMDFVLSLAEAYQKVVEEKSFYLYYNFEYWHLPMKSPYVQITYEEVPLP